A single Candidatus Zixiibacteriota bacterium DNA region contains:
- a CDS encoding tetratricopeptide repeat protein, producing MIDRRKVSIILLCLLTISGCSSEVVRRDLVELRSPHKNTVADTTIQLTPLSEKIDEKAFYLYSNAVVYEAAGFLYQAAENYRKALAHYRDSYEIRTSLALTLYRMQHFDDALTALVPVEPEDNQVWMLRGQIFRAAGETDSAHFCYQRAVAADSNDAMAYSYLVAVYQVLGQADSAVWAYEHLARLKPNNARIWYDLGELQWDLKHLTEAGRSFQRSVAINADSSNLLAVVRLGDLYTVQRHSDSAIEWYLHALDLAPEDYRLWRKLGGTYNLLGNPEYAKTSYLRSLELRNDATNIMTRVWLGETYLGSDSVEQGLKIATEGLSLSPENPMLHRLISSQYLQMEQLDSALVYAVSEIALTPTDIDANRRLAILYFYNDSMSIADSILNSLVEQGDRNPINHRFLGRIALRNENYLQAAIAFGKLTEIAETEVDSWLDLAFAYRQQKQHDNEIETYRSGLEHITDDDGKLRLMFGLAVAYEQSGLFDSAVVTFEDLLQRDPDNHQVLNYLGYSLADRGLRLNYARDLIVRAVQMEPDNAAYLDSYGWVSYRLGEYDKALDYLKRAVVLDSDPTIFDHLGDTYKATGDSIAARQWWNKALNLDPDNEAIKTKLIE from the coding sequence TTGATCGATCGTAGAAAAGTCAGCATTATACTCTTGTGCTTACTTACGATTTCAGGCTGTTCGTCTGAGGTTGTTCGGCGGGACTTGGTGGAGTTACGTTCACCCCATAAAAACACTGTAGCTGATACTACCATCCAACTGACCCCGCTTAGTGAGAAGATCGACGAGAAAGCTTTTTATCTCTATTCCAATGCGGTTGTGTATGAGGCTGCCGGGTTTCTCTATCAGGCTGCCGAGAATTACCGCAAGGCGCTTGCCCATTATAGGGATTCTTACGAGATTCGTACTTCTTTGGCGCTGACTCTGTATCGGATGCAGCATTTCGACGATGCCCTCACGGCGTTGGTCCCGGTTGAACCAGAGGATAACCAGGTGTGGATGCTTCGGGGACAGATATTCCGAGCTGCGGGAGAGACGGACTCGGCGCATTTCTGCTATCAGCGTGCAGTCGCCGCGGATAGTAATGACGCAATGGCATATTCGTACCTTGTAGCTGTCTACCAGGTTCTGGGGCAGGCTGATTCCGCTGTCTGGGCCTACGAGCATTTGGCCCGGCTGAAACCGAACAATGCCCGCATTTGGTATGATCTGGGCGAATTGCAATGGGACCTTAAGCACCTAACCGAGGCAGGTCGGTCGTTCCAGCGTTCGGTGGCTATTAATGCCGATTCGTCTAACCTGTTAGCGGTGGTCAGGCTGGGCGATCTTTATACCGTGCAACGTCATTCGGATTCTGCGATTGAATGGTATCTGCACGCACTCGATCTGGCTCCGGAAGATTATCGCCTGTGGCGCAAGCTGGGTGGCACATACAATCTTCTGGGTAACCCCGAGTATGCAAAAACTTCTTATCTTCGTTCGCTTGAACTTCGCAATGACGCCACCAATATTATGACCAGGGTTTGGTTGGGGGAAACATATCTTGGTAGCGATAGCGTTGAGCAGGGACTGAAAATTGCCACCGAAGGTCTTTCGCTATCCCCTGAAAATCCAATGTTGCATCGTCTGATCTCAAGTCAATACTTGCAGATGGAACAACTTGATTCTGCTTTGGTATACGCGGTCAGCGAAATTGCTCTCACTCCAACGGACATCGACGCTAATCGCCGCCTTGCCATACTCTATTTCTACAATGATTCGATGAGCATTGCCGATTCGATTCTCAACTCGCTGGTGGAGCAAGGAGATCGAAATCCAATTAATCATCGTTTTCTGGGTCGCATAGCGCTCAGGAATGAGAATTATCTACAGGCTGCCATCGCGTTTGGGAAACTGACTGAGATAGCTGAAACCGAGGTTGACAGTTGGCTTGATCTAGCCTTTGCTTACAGGCAACAGAAGCAGCATGACAATGAAATCGAGACTTATCGATCCGGTCTTGAGCATATCACTGATGATGACGGCAAGTTGCGATTGATGTTTGGACTGGCTGTGGCTTATGAACAGTCGGGACTTTTCGACAGTGCTGTAGTGACCTTTGAAGACCTTCTGCAACGCGATCCCGACAACCATCAGGTGCTCAATTATCTCGGGTACTCCCTGGCTGATCGTGGCCTACGTCTGAATTATGCACGTGATTTGATTGTGCGAGCCGTTCAAATGGAACCCGACAACGCGGCCTATCTTGACAGTTATGGCTGGGTGAGTTACCGTCTGGGCGAATACGACAAAGCTCTGGATTATCTCAAACGTGCAGTTGTACTTGACAGTGACCCAACTATTTTCGACCATTTGGGAGACACGTACAAGGCAACCGGAGATAGCATAGCGGCCCGACAATGGTGGAACAAAGCACTCAATCTCGACCCCGACAACGAGGCGATCAAAACCAAGCTCATCGAATGA